The nucleotide window TTGTTACAGGAAGTACTGGAAGGCCACCCTCATTTGGAGTCCTTCACTGTTACGTCTAATGCGCTTCAAGGAGTCACAAGGCCAATGACAGGTTGGTTCCCTGAAGAAGAGCGTAGCCGGCAACCCAGCCTATTCTCCGTGATTCGAGCCATTGCCGACCTATTTCGCTCCGACGAACCCTATCTGGGACTCTATGGTGCCTTCGGCTACGATCTGGTGTTTCAATTTGAGCAGTTGGAGCAACGCCACACACGACCGGAAGATCAGCGGGACTGTCATCTCTTCCTACCCACTGACCTGGTTGTGATCGACCGCCAGAAGGAGTTGGCCTACAGCATCTGCTACCGCATCTATACCCCAGAAGGCTGGACAGAACCCCACCTGAATACAGGCGCTACCTTTCCAATGGCCTCTGGCCGGGCAGATGGGGCTGTGAAGTGTGATCACAACGAAGGTGAATTTGAAGAGAAGGTGCAACAGATCCGTTCGGGTTGTCAGCGTGGTGACTTCTTTGAGGTTGTGCTCTCGCAGGCTTTCTCCGCTGGCTTCGACAGTACCCCACTGACGCTCTTTCAGCGGCTTTGTGAGCGCAATCCCAGCCCATACAGTTTTCTGCTCAACTTTGGTCAGGAACAATTGGTCGGGGCTTCACCAGAAATGTACATTCGGGTCAACAACGGACGTTTTGAAACCTGCCCGATTTCAGGAACAGTACCGGTTGGGGAAGATGCGATGGAGACGGCAGAGCGGATCAAAAACCTGATCGGTTCTGCCAAGGAAGAATCCGAACTCACGATGTGCACAGATGTTGACCGCAACGACATGTCTCGGATTTGTGTGCCAGGCAGTGTGAAGCTGCTGGGACGACGGCTGATTGAGAAATATTCACGCCTGATCCACACCGTTGATCATGTGGAGGGCCAACTTGCTGAGGGGTTCGATGCGATTGATGCGATCTTAACCCACATGTGGGCTTGTACCGTGACCGGTTCACCCAAGCCAATCGCCATGCAGACGATTGAGAATCTCGAAAAATCTCCACGTCGCTGGTACAGCGGTTGTGTGGGCTTCCTCTGGTTCAACGGTTACGCCAGCACTGGAATGACACTTCGTACAATTCACCTGCAAGATGGGATGGCGACGATCCGGGCTGGAGCAACATTGCTCTTTCACTCTGATCCTAAAGCTGAAGAGCAGGAAACCCGAACCAAGGCCTCAGCCTTTCTTGATGCGACTCTTGGCCGCAGTAAAGCACAGATCAGTGACGTCATTGAGCCGGTCAATGGACAAGGCAAGACCGTGCTCTTCGTGGATCATCATGACAGCTTTGTCCACACCCTTGCTGGTTATGTACGTCAGACCGGTGCTCGGGTGATTACGCTCCGCGCCGGGTTCCCGTATGAAATGATCGATCAGTTCCAACCAGACCTGCTCTTCCTCTCACCAGGCCCCAAGACACCTCAAGATCAACAGGTTCCTCAACTAGTTGGAGAGGCAGTACGACGTCAACTGCCTGTTTTTGGAGTTTGCCTGGGCCATCAAGGCATCGCTGAACACTTTGGAGGACGGCTGTTGACCTTTGCCGAACCTTGTCACGGTCAACCTTCAGAAGTTTATCATGAAGGGACAGGTCTGTTCGCTGGGCTTCCTCAGCCTTTCCGGGCTGGACGTTACCACAGTCTCTACGTTGATCCGGAACAGCTGCCTGCCGAGTTGGAAGTCACCGCTCAGACAGATTCAGGAGTGATCATGGGACTGCAACACCGACAACTTCCAATTGCTTCCGTACAGTTTCATCCTGAGTCCATTCTCAGCCTACAAAAACAGGCAGGACTACACTTGCTGGATAATGCCTTGGGATTGTTGTGTGGCCGTTCCTGAAAACATGAAACATCATGCTAGCAGCTTGAAAAAGTTAGAGAATAGAATTTTGAAAAGTCTATCTTGGAAGCTAGGTCTAATGATGAAAG belongs to SAR324 cluster bacterium and includes:
- a CDS encoding anthranilate synthase component I, with amino-acid sequence METSGFSTYRGIPVEKIVTPLDASTALRRITDQIDNHKGALMVSNYEVPDRYSRWDIGFVNPPLELIARESSFSINALNKNGQRLLPLLQEVLEGHPHLESFTVTSNALQGVTRPMTGWFPEEERSRQPSLFSVIRAIADLFRSDEPYLGLYGAFGYDLVFQFEQLEQRHTRPEDQRDCHLFLPTDLVVIDRQKELAYSICYRIYTPEGWTEPHLNTGATFPMASGRADGAVKCDHNEGEFEEKVQQIRSGCQRGDFFEVVLSQAFSAGFDSTPLTLFQRLCERNPSPYSFLLNFGQEQLVGASPEMYIRVNNGRFETCPISGTVPVGEDAMETAERIKNLIGSAKEESELTMCTDVDRNDMSRICVPGSVKLLGRRLIEKYSRLIHTVDHVEGQLAEGFDAIDAILTHMWACTVTGSPKPIAMQTIENLEKSPRRWYSGCVGFLWFNGYASTGMTLRTIHLQDGMATIRAGATLLFHSDPKAEEQETRTKASAFLDATLGRSKAQISDVIEPVNGQGKTVLFVDHHDSFVHTLAGYVRQTGARVITLRAGFPYEMIDQFQPDLLFLSPGPKTPQDQQVPQLVGEAVRRQLPVFGVCLGHQGIAEHFGGRLLTFAEPCHGQPSEVYHEGTGLFAGLPQPFRAGRYHSLYVDPEQLPAELEVTAQTDSGVIMGLQHRQLPIASVQFHPESILSLQKQAGLHLLDNALGLLCGRS